Proteins encoded within one genomic window of Bos indicus x Bos taurus breed Angus x Brahman F1 hybrid chromosome 18, Bos_hybrid_MaternalHap_v2.0, whole genome shotgun sequence:
- the CLEC11A gene encoding C-type lectin domain family 11 member A, translating to MQAAWLLGALVVPQLLGFSHGARGAEREWEGGWGGAQEEEREREALMLKHLQEALGLPARRGDQNPEGNSEGRGAWATEENGQGEEGEEEPTPTPGVSPSPSPTPEDAITYILGRLAGLDAGLHQVHVRLHALDTRVAELTRGLRQLREVAGDTRDAVQALQEAQSRAEREHGRLEGCLKGARLGHKCFLLSRDFEAQAAAQARCVARGGSLAQPADSRQMETLTRYLRAALAPYNWPVWLGVHDRRAEGLYLFENGQRVSFFAWHRAPSPEPGARPSAAPHPLSPNQPNGGVLENCVAQASDDGSWWDHDCDRRLYYVCEFPY from the exons ATGCAGGCCGCCTGGCTCCTTGGCGCGCTGGTGGTACCCCAGCTCCTGGGCTTCAGTCATGGGGCTCGGGGAGCTgagagggagtgggaggggggcTGGGGTGGCGCCCAGGAGGAGGAGCGGGAGAGGGAAGCCCTGATGCTGAAG CATTTACAGGAAGCGCTGGGGCTGCCTGCTAGGAGGGGAGATCAAAATCCCGAGGGAAACTCTGAAGGCAGGGGGGCCTGGGCGACCGAGGAGAACGGGCAGGGGGAGGAAGGCGAGGAGGAACCCACACCGACCCCCGGCGtcagccccagcccctctcccaccccGGAGGACGCCATCACTTATATCC TGGGTCGCCTGGCCGGCCTGGACGCAGGCCTGCACCAGGTGCACGTCCGTCTGCACGCGCTGGACACCCGCGTGGCCGAGCTTACTCGGGGGCTGCGGCAGCTGAGGGAAGTGGCGGGCGACACCCGCGACGCCGTGCAAGCCCTGCAGGAGGCGCAGAGCCGCGCCGAGCGCGAGCATGGCCGCTTAGAGG GCTGCCTGAAGGGGGCGCGTCTTGGACACAAGTGCTTCCTGCTCTCGCGCGACTTCGAGGCTCAGGCGGCGGCGCAGGCGCGGTGCGTGGCGCGGGGCGGGAGCCTGGCTCAGCCAGCTGACAGTCGGCAGATGGAGACGCTCACCCGCTACCTGCGCGCGGCGCTCGCCCCGTACAACTGGCCGGTGTGGCTGGGCGTGCACGACCGGCGCGCCGAGGGCCTGTACCTCTTCGAGAACGGCCAGCGCGTATCCTTCTTCGCCTGGCACCGCGCCCCCAGCCCTGAGCCCGGCGCCCGGCCCAGCGCCGCGCCGCACCCGCTCAGCCCCAACCAGCCCAACGGCGGCGTGCTCGAGAACTGCGTGGCTCAGGCCTCGGACGATGGCTCCTGGTGGGACCACGACTGCGATCGGCGCCTCTACTACGTCTGCGAGTTCCCCTATTAG